From Propionispora vibrioides, the proteins below share one genomic window:
- the rfbA gene encoding glucose-1-phosphate thymidylyltransferase RfbA, whose translation MAVKRGIILAGGSGTRLYPATKATSKQLMPVYDKPMIYYPLTTLMLAGIRDILIITTPADKEGFQQLLDNGEQWDIQLSYVVQPNPGGLAQAFIIGESFIGKENCALILGDNIFYGYSFSQMLQSAACQDSGATVFAYWVKDPERYGVVEFNAAGRAISLEEKPLKPKSNYAVTGLYFYDNKVVDYAKSLKPSARGELEITDLNRFYLEENSLKVEILGRGFAWLDTGTHESLLQASNYIATIQERQGLMVACPEEIAYRMGYISQEKLIQLGSVMKKNSYGQYLQQLLEEKGV comes from the coding sequence GTGGCGGTAAAAAGAGGCATTATTCTGGCAGGTGGTTCAGGCACCCGCCTCTATCCAGCTACTAAAGCGACTAGTAAGCAACTTATGCCTGTATATGATAAACCTATGATTTATTATCCGTTAACAACGTTAATGTTAGCCGGTATTCGCGATATTCTAATTATTACTACTCCGGCAGATAAGGAAGGTTTTCAACAGCTATTAGATAATGGTGAACAATGGGATATTCAATTGTCCTATGTGGTGCAGCCTAACCCGGGTGGATTGGCCCAAGCCTTTATTATCGGTGAATCTTTTATTGGTAAGGAGAACTGTGCTCTTATTTTAGGGGACAACATTTTTTATGGATATAGTTTCAGTCAGATGCTGCAAAGTGCAGCCTGTCAGGATAGCGGAGCTACGGTTTTTGCTTATTGGGTAAAGGATCCGGAACGGTATGGTGTGGTAGAGTTTAATGCTGCTGGAAGAGCAATTAGTTTAGAGGAAAAGCCTCTTAAACCTAAATCTAACTATGCTGTAACTGGTCTTTATTTTTACGATAATAAAGTGGTGGATTATGCGAAGTCCTTGAAACCTTCTGCCAGAGGTGAATTGGAAATTACTGATCTGAATCGCTTCTATTTGGAAGAGAATAGCCTAAAGGTAGAGATTCTGGGTAGAGGATTTGCTTGGTTGGACACTGGGACGCATGAATCACTGCTTCAGGCGTCAAACTATATAGCGACTATCCAGGAACGGCAAGGGCTAATGGTGGCTTGTCCGGAAGAGATTGCTTATCGGATGGGATATATATCACAGGAAAAACTTATTCAATTAGGCAGTGTTATGAAAAAGAATAGCTATGGACAATATCTCCAGCAGTTATTGGAAGAAAAAGGTGTATAG
- the rfbB gene encoding dTDP-glucose 4,6-dehydratase, which produces MRTILVTGGAGFIGSNFIRFMQQNKKLKIINLDKLTYAGNLASLKSINNCPDYRFVQRDICDQTIVNDLLEEYSIDQIVHFAAESHVDRSIDGPAEFIKTNINGTFSLLGAARKYWRELSDEKKDQFRFLHISTDEVYGSLGETGYFTEETPYAPNSPYSASKASSDHLVRAYYHTYRLPTIITNCSNNYGPYQFPEKLIPLMILNALEGKSLPVYGTGLNVRDWLYVEDHCRALLAVLEKGRPGEKYNIGGHNEKTNIDIIHTLCDILDQKKPRVDGKSYREQITFVKDRPGHDMRYAIDASKIKGDLGWVPQETFATGIVKTVDWYLNNLDWCQRITDGSYRRERLGLKSRDV; this is translated from the coding sequence ATGAGGACAATATTAGTCACAGGTGGAGCAGGATTTATTGGCAGTAACTTTATTCGCTTTATGCAACAAAATAAAAAACTGAAGATTATTAATCTTGATAAATTAACTTACGCAGGAAACCTCGCTTCCTTAAAGAGTATTAATAATTGTCCTGACTATCGGTTTGTTCAGAGAGATATTTGTGATCAGACAATTGTCAATGATCTTTTGGAAGAATATTCTATTGATCAGATTGTTCATTTTGCAGCGGAATCCCATGTGGATCGGTCAATAGATGGACCGGCCGAGTTTATTAAAACAAACATTAATGGTACTTTCTCGCTTTTAGGGGCGGCAAGAAAGTATTGGCGAGAGCTAAGCGATGAAAAGAAGGACCAATTCCGGTTTCTTCATATATCAACAGATGAGGTATATGGCTCTCTTGGTGAAACGGGCTATTTTACCGAAGAAACACCTTATGCGCCCAATTCTCCTTATTCTGCCTCAAAGGCATCCTCTGACCATTTAGTTCGGGCCTATTATCATACCTATAGATTACCTACGATCATTACCAACTGTTCCAACAATTATGGTCCTTATCAGTTTCCGGAAAAACTGATTCCACTTATGATCTTAAATGCATTGGAAGGAAAGTCGCTACCAGTCTATGGTACAGGTTTAAATGTAAGGGATTGGCTATATGTAGAAGATCATTGCCGGGCTTTATTGGCTGTATTAGAGAAAGGGAGGCCGGGAGAGAAATACAATATTGGCGGTCATAATGAAAAGACCAATATAGATATTATTCACACGTTATGTGATATTCTAGATCAGAAGAAACCTCGCGTTGACGGGAAATCTTATCGGGAGCAGATTACTTTTGTGAAGGATCGTCCCGGCCATGATATGAGATATGCTATTGATGCTTCTAAAATAAAAGGGGATCTTGGATGGGTTCCTCAGGAAACTTTTGCAACAGGCATTGTGAAAACAGTTGACTGGTATCTTAATAACTTAGATTGGTGTCAACGAATTACCGATGGGAGCTATCGGAGAGAACGGCTAGGATTGAAGAGTAGGGACGTGTGA
- a CDS encoding glycosyltransferase family 4 protein, with protein sequence MKVAIVCDWLVTYAGAERVLEQLLQLFPEADLFSVVDFINIGEREFLLNKSTTTTFIQKLPKARKKYRQYLPLMPLAIEQLDVSGYDLVISSSHAVAKGILTGPDQIHISYVHSPIRYAWDLQHQYLREAGLTKGVKGWAAKAILHYMRMWDLRTANGVDHFIANSQFIARRIWKVYRREAKVIYPPVDIESFTLKEDKEDFYLTASRMVPYKRMDLIVEAFADMPDKRLIVIGDGPDFPKIKAKAGKNVQLLGYQSFGVLKDYMQRAKAFVFAAEEDFGITPVEAQACGTPVIAFGKGGALETVIGIDDNSNKATGIFFKEQVSGSLIKAVQEFEIYSISSECCRINAERFSISRFQKEFRECIELINLHKYTTANFRSNR encoded by the coding sequence ATGAAGGTGGCTATTGTTTGTGATTGGCTGGTTACTTATGCTGGGGCGGAACGTGTACTCGAACAATTATTGCAGCTGTTTCCCGAGGCTGATTTATTCAGTGTAGTTGATTTTATTAACATAGGAGAGAGAGAGTTTTTGTTAAATAAATCAACTACAACAACTTTTATTCAGAAATTGCCAAAAGCAAGAAAAAAATACCGGCAGTATCTTCCGTTAATGCCTCTAGCTATAGAACAACTGGATGTATCAGGATATGATCTGGTTATTTCAAGTTCCCATGCAGTAGCTAAAGGAATTTTGACCGGACCTGATCAAATTCATATTTCTTACGTTCACTCTCCTATTCGCTATGCCTGGGATCTGCAGCATCAATATTTACGTGAAGCCGGGTTGACTAAAGGTGTAAAAGGGTGGGCCGCAAAAGCGATATTGCATTATATGCGTATGTGGGATCTACGTACCGCAAACGGTGTTGACCATTTTATTGCTAACTCTCAATTCATTGCCCGGCGTATTTGGAAAGTATACCGCCGTGAGGCTAAAGTGATTTATCCACCGGTAGATATTGAATCGTTTACTTTAAAAGAAGATAAGGAAGACTTTTATTTAACTGCATCAAGAATGGTACCTTATAAAAGGATGGATTTAATTGTTGAAGCATTCGCTGACATGCCAGATAAGAGACTCATTGTTATTGGTGACGGACCCGATTTCCCAAAGATTAAAGCTAAAGCAGGAAAGAATGTGCAGTTATTAGGATATCAGTCTTTTGGGGTATTAAAGGATTATATGCAGCGGGCAAAGGCCTTTGTTTTTGCAGCGGAAGAAGACTTTGGCATTACACCGGTAGAAGCGCAAGCCTGTGGTACGCCTGTTATTGCATTTGGCAAGGGAGGGGCTTTAGAAACTGTCATTGGTATTGATGATAACAGTAATAAGGCTACAGGAATATTCTTTAAAGAACAGGTAAGCGGCTCTTTGATAAAGGCTGTACAGGAATTTGAAATATATAGTATTTCTAGTGAATGTTGTCGTATTAATGCTGAGAGATTTAGTATATCACGTTTTCAAAAGGAGTTTAGGGAATGTATTGAACTAATTAATTTACATAAATATACAACAGCGAACTTCCGATCAAATAGATAG
- a CDS encoding glycosyltransferase, producing MNKNIKKKILHITVRADYGGGPEHVYQLINQLNDKCVNFIACPKERPYWNKYSDVVGEGNLIEIPHRKLSFSCLYKLIVYMKDNKIDIIHTHGKGAGLYGRFLTLFAGIPSIHTPHGIHIGKYNAIMKRLYISYEYFFSRYIDKIIFVSPSEQSISEQYTIWPKSKHLVILNGVCAVEKNQMIRANIRKLLGIGDDVQVVLSISRFDYQKNMQESLSVAKKMTHMMFIWVGDGSDRIALEGLCLKENINNIFFTGFVDNVKDYIAASDIVLSTSRWEGLSLGLLEAMSAGLPVVASDVTGNRDAVRHGYNGYLYPLGNIEQACSYLHRFNTPTVYREVSLNAKREYEQNFSVEVMAEKVEKVYQDVLDRKRY from the coding sequence TTGAATAAAAATATAAAAAAAAAGATACTGCATATTACTGTTCGAGCAGATTACGGTGGTGGGCCGGAACACGTCTATCAACTTATTAATCAATTAAATGATAAATGTGTAAATTTTATCGCATGTCCTAAGGAAAGACCATATTGGAATAAGTATTCTGATGTAGTAGGCGAAGGAAATTTGATAGAAATCCCACACCGAAAACTTTCTTTTAGCTGTTTATATAAATTAATTGTGTATATGAAAGATAATAAAATAGACATCATTCATACTCATGGTAAAGGTGCGGGGTTGTACGGGCGGTTTCTAACTTTATTTGCAGGTATTCCATCTATCCATACCCCTCATGGTATTCATATCGGAAAATATAACGCTATAATGAAGAGACTCTATATATCATATGAGTATTTCTTCTCAAGATATATAGATAAAATCATTTTTGTATCTCCATCAGAACAATCAATTTCAGAACAATATACCATTTGGCCTAAAAGTAAACATCTTGTTATTTTAAATGGTGTATGTGCAGTTGAGAAAAATCAGATGATTAGAGCTAATATAAGGAAACTGCTTGGCATTGGTGATGATGTACAAGTTGTTTTATCAATAAGTCGTTTCGATTATCAAAAGAATATGCAAGAATCCCTGAGCGTTGCTAAAAAGATGACCCACATGATGTTCATATGGGTCGGGGATGGTTCGGATAGGATTGCGTTGGAAGGTTTATGTTTAAAAGAGAATATAAATAATATTTTTTTTACAGGTTTTGTGGACAATGTGAAGGACTATATTGCAGCTTCGGATATAGTTTTATCAACTTCAAGATGGGAAGGTTTGTCACTTGGTTTATTAGAGGCTATGTCTGCTGGATTACCGGTTGTTGCTAGCGATGTTACTGGAAATCGAGATGCTGTTCGACATGGGTATAATGGGTATCTTTATCCATTAGGTAATATTGAGCAGGCTTGTAGTTATCTACATCGATTTAATACCCCAACGGTGTATCGGGAAGTGTCTTTAAATGCAAAACGTGAATATGAGCAAAATTTTTCAGTTGAAGTTATGGCGGAAAAAGTAGAAAAAGTTTATCAGGACGTGTTGGATAGGAAGAGGTATTAG
- a CDS encoding glycosyltransferase has protein sequence MNYYKVKEGKMRILYISDGFVNLSVFDSQVHTLCNYHAQRNVVTLLALSGIKEYHKSGRSNAQYSLRKALRLPKAFIPIINLYNAKLINSNLFNSVDIIHCRGHVSAAIAIYLKRKYKFSIPIIADIRGAIVDELKNKNSILARYYANQAVVLERFVFSYADFFFFVSFNMKKYYSDKYDISIDKSEVFPTIVDETYFFSSDSLRNKMRKKLNITDKFVYVYCGGTDYWQNIDKILMKFKEASSKDKTIFLLMLVKNPQDIKEFCHRHSIKENIIIMSVEYSEVGKYLNAADAGIIIRKEDIINFVASPTKVNEYLACGLRIIDQLDDIGNKNIESSKKYHYMPLQNIIARQQQVYSELVANNKR, from the coding sequence TTGAACTATTATAAAGTGAAAGAGGGAAAAATGCGGATACTCTATATTTCGGATGGCTTTGTTAATTTGTCAGTTTTTGATAGTCAAGTTCATACTCTTTGCAACTACCATGCTCAGAGGAATGTAGTTACTTTATTAGCTTTGAGCGGTATTAAGGAATATCATAAAAGTGGACGGTCTAATGCTCAGTATTCTTTGCGAAAAGCGTTGAGATTACCTAAGGCCTTTATTCCTATAATAAATTTATATAATGCAAAATTAATAAATAGTAATTTATTTAACAGTGTTGATATCATTCATTGTCGTGGACATGTTTCTGCAGCAATAGCAATATATTTAAAAAGAAAATATAAGTTTTCCATACCAATTATTGCTGATATTCGTGGGGCGATTGTAGATGAATTAAAAAATAAAAATAGTATTCTGGCTCGATATTATGCAAACCAAGCCGTTGTTTTGGAGAGATTTGTTTTTAGCTATGCGGATTTTTTCTTTTTTGTTTCTTTTAATATGAAAAAGTACTATTCGGATAAATATGATATTTCAATTGATAAGAGCGAAGTTTTTCCGACAATAGTTGATGAAACATACTTTTTTTCATCAGATTCTTTACGAAATAAAATGCGTAAAAAATTAAATATTACAGATAAATTTGTCTATGTGTATTGTGGTGGAACGGATTATTGGCAAAATATTGATAAGATCTTAATGAAGTTTAAAGAAGCTTCTTCAAAAGATAAAACTATTTTTCTTTTAATGCTTGTTAAAAATCCGCAGGATATCAAAGAATTTTGCCATAGGCATTCGATCAAAGAGAATATTATAATTATGTCGGTTGAGTATTCTGAAGTGGGAAAATATTTAAATGCTGCAGATGCTGGAATTATTATTCGCAAAGAGGATATTATAAATTTTGTTGCATCACCTACCAAAGTTAATGAGTATTTAGCATGTGGATTGAGGATAATTGATCAACTGGATGATATTGGCAATAAAAATATAGAAAGTTCAAAGAAGTATCATTATATGCCTTTACAAAATATTATTGCAAGGCAGCAACAGGTGTATAGTGAATTAGTTGCAAATAATAAAAGGTAG
- a CDS encoding heparinase II/III family protein: protein MKFFYYIHKARKLPFQIALLKAINLLWRNIKVRKFFFKDQLFSTYIKKDNKININKFNFSAIELNELKNHKKMILDISDYYYKHYFDLLGSGWTKVFYGIKVRGLEGYCYTDSKLSHKKNLKNRITRNNLKQAQKIASLIDVNYEPIDWQLDFKSGYRWSEKNWYMNIKYGHKPGVDIKIPWELSRMQHLVMLAYAYMITNVGDRNKYLCEYRNQILDFIANNPPRFGVNWRCTMDVGIRVANWLIAYDLFKAAGVEFDNEFEDIIASSVYDHGFHIINNLEYTPSLRSNHYLSDIAGLLFVSVYLKSTKEIDSWLAFSVQELISEMKHEFHPDGSNFEASTSYHRLSTEIMLYCSILCLSLPEEKKKALVSYSNIGHWIKPKLNLVSEQLYDISNKQLFPDWFWVRLEKACEFTLHITKPHGAIPQFGDNDSGRFLKLWPSYTKMTVGQAVDKYENLKGYQDLSVDATYYDENILDHQHILAVGGILFNRQDFLQKVDSNNLEKYVVNKILNGIRIPSYHIRGNLIQSDAFNRFILSNKNFEQWETYLQKNYGQPVVSIFSSLNNNDLIDGLQVFSYPDFGLYLYKSKDLYLAIRCGNVGQNGNGGHGHNDQLSIELCIDDQEVVRDPGTYIYTPLPDSRNKFRSTEVHFTPQVQGKEQSTWFSGQVGLFGLDRVVQSEVLLFDSKGFIGRHSGFGTNVYRMVQLASSAIIISDYSMDHLNNGFFEKYSNGYGKLVSCKN from the coding sequence ATGAAGTTTTTTTATTATATTCATAAAGCGAGAAAATTACCGTTTCAAATAGCATTACTGAAAGCTATAAATTTATTGTGGCGAAATATTAAGGTAAGGAAATTTTTTTTTAAAGATCAATTATTTTCAACATATATAAAGAAAGATAATAAAATTAATATAAACAAGTTTAATTTTTCTGCAATAGAACTCAATGAATTAAAAAATCATAAAAAAATGATTTTGGATATTTCTGATTATTATTACAAACATTATTTTGATTTACTTGGTTCTGGATGGACTAAAGTATTTTATGGCATAAAGGTAAGAGGCTTAGAAGGCTACTGTTACACTGATAGTAAGTTGAGCCATAAAAAGAATTTAAAAAATAGAATTACTCGAAACAATTTGAAACAAGCACAAAAAATAGCATCGCTAATTGATGTTAATTATGAGCCGATTGATTGGCAATTAGATTTTAAATCAGGCTATCGTTGGTCGGAAAAAAATTGGTATATGAATATCAAGTATGGGCATAAACCGGGTGTAGATATTAAAATACCCTGGGAATTGTCCAGGATGCAACATTTGGTGATGCTAGCATATGCATATATGATTACGAATGTGGGCGATCGTAATAAGTATTTGTGTGAGTACCGGAATCAAATTTTGGATTTCATCGCTAACAATCCGCCACGTTTTGGGGTTAATTGGCGGTGTACGATGGATGTTGGGATCAGAGTTGCCAATTGGTTAATAGCGTATGACTTATTTAAAGCGGCTGGTGTGGAGTTTGACAATGAGTTCGAAGACATAATTGCTTCTTCTGTTTATGATCACGGTTTTCATATTATAAATAATTTGGAATATACGCCTTCTTTGCGTTCTAATCATTATCTTTCTGATATTGCCGGATTATTATTTGTTTCAGTATATTTAAAATCTACTAAGGAAATTGATTCGTGGCTAGCCTTTTCTGTACAAGAATTAATCAGTGAAATGAAACATGAATTTCATCCTGACGGCAGTAATTTTGAAGCTTCAACGAGTTATCATCGTTTGTCGACAGAAATTATGCTATATTGCTCTATCCTTTGTTTGAGTTTGCCAGAGGAAAAGAAAAAAGCTTTGGTCAGTTATTCTAATATAGGGCATTGGATAAAACCGAAACTTAATCTAGTCTCAGAACAATTGTATGATATTAGTAATAAGCAGTTATTTCCTGATTGGTTCTGGGTCCGTCTAGAAAAAGCCTGCGAATTTACTTTGCATATTACCAAACCCCATGGGGCGATTCCTCAATTTGGTGATAATGACAGTGGACGTTTTTTAAAGCTATGGCCTTCATATACCAAAATGACAGTTGGGCAAGCTGTAGATAAATACGAGAACTTGAAGGGGTATCAAGATTTATCTGTAGACGCAACATATTATGACGAGAATATTCTCGATCACCAGCATATCCTGGCCGTTGGTGGAATACTGTTCAATCGTCAAGATTTTTTGCAAAAAGTTGATAGTAATAACTTGGAGAAATATGTAGTTAATAAAATCTTGAATGGCATAAGAATACCTTCCTATCATATTAGAGGGAACTTGATACAGTCTGATGCTTTTAATCGTTTTATTTTATCTAATAAAAATTTTGAGCAATGGGAGACTTACTTGCAAAAAAATTATGGTCAACCTGTAGTATCAATTTTTAGCAGCTTAAATAACAATGATCTTATTGATGGATTACAGGTTTTTAGTTATCCAGATTTTGGTTTATATTTATATAAGTCTAAAGACTTATACTTGGCGATACGATGCGGTAATGTCGGACAAAATGGTAATGGGGGGCACGGGCATAATGATCAGCTAAGCATAGAATTATGCATAGATGATCAAGAAGTAGTGCGTGATCCTGGCACATATATATACACACCATTACCAGATAGCAGGAATAAATTCCGTTCTACCGAAGTGCATTTCACACCTCAAGTCCAGGGTAAGGAACAAAGTACCTGGTTTTCTGGACAAGTGGGTTTATTTGGGCTCGACAGGGTGGTTCAGTCTGAAGTATTACTATTTGATAGTAAGGGATTTATTGGTCGGCATTCGGGTTTTGGTACAAATGTTTATCGTATGGTGCAGCTAGCTTCCAGTGCTATAATAATTTCAGATTATAGCATGGATCATTTAAACAATGGATTTTTTGAAAAGTATTCAAATGGGTACGGTAAGTTAGTGAGTTGTAAGAATTGA
- a CDS encoding glycosyltransferase family 4 protein, with the protein MQGLYLRTVFWFNLAAGGSVGHTAGVINSLRKYIELHVISNDNLIGVKEDIQIIRPSSSLSNFFPLHIRELLYNFKLILNLKEIKSDFIYQRYSGGSFIGAYLAKKYHIPFVLEFNSSDVWKIKNWNVQPKSFLFSIVKYLYKKIIQLPLVKFVEHYNLKYADIIVVVSEVLKEDLILSGVNSSKILVNPNGVDIKHFSSNKQGMEIKEKYGLGSKIVVGFIGTFGQWHGVLELARAISYFYKHNRHLQEKVKFLLVGDGVLLAKTKSIIAKDSLADKVIFTGLVPQQEAVSYLDACDILVSPHIQNPDGTKFFGSPTKLFEYMAMAKGIVASDLEQIGEILSHNETGYLTEPGNIIQIAEGIKVLVEDEALRNKMGLKAREYVSRYYTWEQHVLRILNELKYNYNS; encoded by the coding sequence ATGCAAGGATTATATCTAAGAACTGTGTTCTGGTTTAATTTAGCAGCGGGAGGGTCTGTTGGTCATACTGCTGGAGTAATAAACTCGTTACGAAAATATATTGAACTACATGTTATTTCTAATGACAATTTGATAGGAGTCAAAGAAGATATTCAGATTATACGTCCTAGTAGTTCGCTAAGTAATTTTTTCCCTTTACATATCCGAGAGCTATTATATAATTTTAAGCTTATTTTAAATTTGAAGGAAATAAAGAGTGACTTTATTTACCAAAGATATTCAGGGGGATCTTTTATAGGAGCATACTTAGCCAAGAAATATCATATTCCGTTTGTTTTGGAATTCAATTCATCTGATGTTTGGAAAATAAAAAATTGGAATGTACAGCCGAAATCATTTTTATTTAGTATTGTAAAATATTTATACAAAAAGATTATACAATTGCCACTTGTTAAGTTTGTCGAACATTATAATCTAAAATATGCGGATATTATAGTGGTGGTATCAGAAGTATTAAAAGAAGATTTGATTCTATCAGGTGTTAACTCTAGTAAAATTTTAGTTAATCCCAATGGAGTTGATATAAAACATTTTTCTTCTAATAAACAGGGAATGGAAATTAAAGAAAAGTATGGTTTAGGCAGTAAGATTGTAGTTGGCTTTATAGGAACTTTTGGACAATGGCATGGTGTTTTGGAGCTAGCTCGTGCTATAAGTTATTTTTATAAACATAATCGACATTTACAAGAAAAAGTTAAATTTCTTTTAGTCGGAGATGGTGTCTTGTTAGCGAAAACAAAAAGTATTATAGCTAAAGATAGTCTTGCAGATAAGGTAATCTTTACCGGCTTAGTTCCTCAGCAGGAAGCAGTAAGTTATCTGGATGCATGTGATATTTTGGTTTCACCACATATCCAAAATCCCGATGGGACAAAATTTTTCGGCAGTCCAACAAAATTGTTTGAATATATGGCTATGGCAAAGGGGATTGTAGCTTCTGACTTGGAACAAATTGGAGAAATTTTAAGCCATAATGAAACTGGATATTTAACTGAACCAGGAAATATTATTCAGATTGCTGAGGGAATTAAGGTTTTGGTTGAGGATGAAGCGCTACGAAATAAAATGGGACTCAAAGCTAGAGAATATGTTTCAAGATATTACACTTGGGAACAACATGTTTTACGTATTTTAAATGAGCTGAAATATAACTATAATAGTTAG
- a CDS encoding class I SAM-dependent methyltransferase, translating to MNTQDKIFKSYKAIRSDFLYENRDQRNNFIDNLFKTHYLPHISRKKEEGILEIGCNRGYMLSALRKYGFTNVEGIDLSLEDIKMAKDMGFCAESTNVFDHLDGNRKYDVIISKDVMEHIPKDRQEEFVKRVYDALQPGGVALVQVPNMDWMFSNHERYMDFTHEIGYTRESLADMYRLYFSGDQVEVVPASYIFLNTLKQKIIFGFVRPILLKMLRLFFKILGEGACDIWFEHREILVIAKKEDLNEKNIGNL from the coding sequence ATGAATACACAAGATAAAATTTTTAAGTCATATAAAGCAATACGAAGTGATTTTTTATATGAAAATAGGGATCAACGGAATAATTTTATTGATAATCTATTTAAAACCCACTATCTTCCGCATATTTCCCGCAAAAAGGAGGAGGGAATCTTGGAGATCGGGTGCAATCGTGGATATATGCTCTCCGCTTTGCGGAAATATGGCTTTACTAATGTAGAAGGAATTGATTTATCTTTAGAAGATATAAAAATGGCTAAAGATATGGGTTTTTGTGCTGAGAGTACAAATGTGTTTGATCATTTAGATGGCAATAGAAAATATGATGTGATTATTTCAAAGGATGTCATGGAACACATCCCTAAAGATAGGCAGGAAGAGTTTGTTAAGAGAGTATATGATGCACTCCAGCCGGGAGGGGTTGCTTTGGTGCAAGTCCCCAACATGGATTGGATGTTTAGCAATCATGAACGGTATATGGACTTTACACATGAGATAGGGTATACTCGGGAAAGTTTAGCTGATATGTATCGGCTATATTTTTCAGGTGACCAAGTAGAAGTAGTACCGGCCTCATATATTTTTCTTAATACATTAAAACAAAAAATTATCTTTGGATTTGTTCGGCCAATCTTGTTAAAGATGTTACGACTCTTTTTTAAAATATTAGGGGAAGGTGCTTGTGATATATGGTTTGAACATAGAGAAATACTAGTTATTGCTAAGAAAGAGGACTTAAATGAAAAGAATATTGGTAACTTGTGA
- a CDS encoding lipid II:glycine glycyltransferase FemX: MNCCLKSSMDVDSSIWNHDVLQKTGNPAQLYEAAFAVSTKVTPVFIEIIKDNVVVFRWLVFYRGYKCFGYIQANAEPTNCNLEYIDLAVKEIIKKFRPFKFEFYSITLSRFTNRKILYDLGFCPIYEYGSSIIDLTKSEEELFEGVHSKHRNVIRKAVKEGVQIVEDTSVEAISTYFDLSQETYARSNIPGVAKQELIHHYQALAATGNCRIFFAVHQGCFQAAAFMLVSKNNAVYWHGASKNKPIPGSANLLHWEIIKKFKRENILYYDFGGIILDAPTGSKERGVSLFKTRFGGTINSFFGGQLILNSMKNSLLNWWRRIQ; this comes from the coding sequence GTGAATTGTTGTTTAAAATCAAGTATGGACGTAGATAGTTCTATTTGGAATCATGACGTTTTACAGAAAACCGGCAATCCTGCCCAGTTGTATGAGGCTGCATTTGCAGTATCTACTAAAGTGACGCCTGTTTTTATAGAAATAATAAAAGATAATGTAGTTGTATTTAGGTGGCTTGTTTTTTATCGAGGATATAAATGTTTTGGTTATATACAAGCTAATGCTGAACCAACAAATTGTAATCTAGAATATATAGACCTTGCGGTGAAAGAAATAATAAAAAAGTTTAGACCATTTAAATTTGAATTCTACTCTATTACTTTATCAAGATTTACTAATCGAAAGATATTGTATGATTTGGGTTTCTGTCCAATTTATGAGTATGGCAGTAGTATTATAGATTTGACTAAAAGTGAAGAAGAGCTATTTGAAGGGGTTCATTCTAAACATAGAAATGTTATACGAAAAGCGGTAAAAGAAGGGGTACAGATAGTAGAAGATACGTCAGTAGAAGCCATAAGCACATATTTTGATCTATCTCAGGAAACGTATGCTCGTTCTAATATTCCCGGTGTAGCTAAACAAGAGTTGATACATCATTATCAGGCATTAGCAGCTACAGGAAATTGCCGTATATTTTTTGCAGTACATCAAGGATGCTTTCAAGCGGCTGCTTTTATGTTAGTGTCGAAAAACAACGCAGTTTATTGGCATGGAGCTTCAAAAAACAAACCAATACCAGGGTCGGCAAATCTATTGCACTGGGAAATAATAAAAAAATTTAAAAGGGAAAATATATTATATTATGATTTTGGAGGTATCATACTTGATGCCCCAACTGGCAGCAAGGAAAGAGGTGTTAGCTTGTTTAAAACCCGTTTTGGGGGTACGATTAATAGTTTTTTTGGGGGACAGCTAATACTAAATAGTATGAAAAACTCATTGCTTAATTGGTGGAGGCGTATTCAATGA